Proteins encoded in a region of the Populus nigra chromosome 3, ddPopNigr1.1, whole genome shotgun sequence genome:
- the LOC133690357 gene encoding 1-aminocyclopropane-1-carboxylate synthase 7-like: MAIEIEQPSVGLSKVAVSETHGEDSPYFAGWKAYNEDPYNESSNPSGVIQMGLAENQVSFDLLEEYLEQHSEASSWGKGSPGFRENALFQDYHGLESFRQAMAGFMEQIRGGRAKFDPDRVVLTAGATAANELLTFILANPGDALLVPTPYYPGFDRDLRWRTGAKIVPIHCDISNNFQVTTQALEAAYEGAVAMNINVRGVLITNPSNPLGVTIQRSVLEEILDFSTRKNIHLVSDEIYSGSTFSSSEFISIAEILEARGYKDSERVHIVYSLSKDLGLPGFRVGTIYSYNDKVVTTARRMSSFTLISSQTQHLLASMLSNKKFTENYIKENRERLRKRYEMIIQGLRSAGIECLKGNAGLFCWMNLSPLLETPTREGEVALWKSILHEVKLNISPGSSCHCSEPGWFRVCFANMSEETLEVALKRIHNFMEQRKTASS, translated from the exons ATGGCCATAGAGATTGAGCAACCCTCTGTTGGACTCTCAAAAGTTGCAGTTTCCGAAACTCACGGAGAGGACTCCCCGTACTTCGCAGGCTGGAAAGCATATAATGAAGACCCTTACAATGAATCATCTAATCCATCAGGAGTCATACAGATGGGACTGGCAGAAAATCAA GTTTCGTTTGATTTGTTAGAAGAGTACTTGGAACAGCATTCAGAAGCATCTAGCTGGGGAAAAGGATCACCAGGGTTTAGAGAAAATGCCTTGTTTCAAGATTACCATGGACTCGAATCTTTCCGACAG GCAATGGCAGGTTTCATGGAGCAAATCAGAGGTGGAAGAGCAAAATTTGACCCTGACAGGGTAGTCCTGACAGCAGGAGCAACTGCTGCTAACGAGTTGTTAACCTTCATTCTAGCCAATCCTGGTGATGCTTTGCTAGTTCCAACTCCATACTATCCAGG ATTTGACAGGGATTTAAGGTGGAGGACCGGTGCAAAAATTGTACCGATACATTGTGATATCTCAAACAATTTCCAGGTCACTACTCAAGCCTTGGAAGCTGCATATGAGGGCGCAGTAGCCATGAACATCAACGTGAGAGGGGTACTTATAACCAATCCTTCAAATCCACTAGGAGTCACAATCCAGCGCTCTGTTCTGGAAGAGATTCTTGATTTTTCCACCCGCAAAAACATCCATCTTGTGTCCGACGAGATCTACTCAGGATCCACCTTCTCTTCATCTGAATTCATAAGCATTGCTGAGATCCTTGAAGCCCGTGGATATAAAGATTCAGAAAGAGTTCACATAGTTTACAGTCTTTCTAAAGATCTTGGTCTTCCAGGTTTTAGAGTTGGAACTATATACTCATATAATGACAAAGTTGTCACCACTGCGAGAAGGATGTCTAGCTTCACCTTGATTTCTTCTCAAACACAACATCTCCTGGCTTCGATGTTGTCTAACAAGAAGTTCACCGAGAATTACATCAAAGAAAATCGAGAGAGGCTAAGGAAGAGATATGAAATGATAATTCAAGGATTGAGAAGTGCCGGGATAGAGTGTTTGAAAGGTAATGCCGGACTGTTTTGCTGGATGAATTTAAGTCCATTGTTGGAGACACCAACAAGAGAAGGTGAAGTGGCTCTTTGGAAGTCTATCCTTCATGAAGTGAAGCTAAATATATCTCCAGGCTCTTCTTGCCATTGCTCTGAACCTGGATGGTTTAGGGTATGCTTCGCTAACATGAGCGAGGAGACACTTGAAGTCGCACTCAAGAGAATACATAATTTCATGGAACAAAGGAAAACAGCAAGCAGTTGA
- the LOC133688411 gene encoding probable phospholipase A2 homolog 1, translating to MFVGGRFSVGARVAVALASVLIFLSLFADCANNNDSQEKCSRTCVAQNCNSVGIRYGKYCGVGWTGCPGEKPCDDVDACCKIHDECVEKKGLNNIKCHEKFKSCIKKVQKSGKVGFSRDCTYETAVPTMVQGMDMAILLSQLGSSKIEL from the exons ATGTTCGTTGGCGGGCGCTTCTCTGTTGGAGCCCGTGTCGCTGTGGCATTGGCTTCAGTATTAATCTTCCTCTCCCTCTTCGCTGACTGCGCCAACAACAACGATTCTCAG GAGAAATGCAGTAGAACCTGTGTTGCCCAGAACTGTAATT CGGTTGGAATTAGATACGGGAAGTATTGTGGAGTAGGGTGGACTGGGTGTCCTGGAGAGAAACCGTGTGATGATGTCGATGCCTGTTGTAAGATTCACGATGAGTGCGTCGAGAAGAAAG GTTTGAATAATATCAAGTGCCACGAGAAGTTCAAATCTTGCATAAAGAAAGTCCAGAAATCCGGTAAGGTTGGGTTTTCTCGGGATTGCACTTATGAAACAGCTGTTCCTACTATGGTGCAGGGAATGGATATGGCCATTTTACTTTCCCAGTTAGGCAGCTCAAAGATTGAACTATAA